Proteins from a genomic interval of Bacillota bacterium:
- the dsrA gene encoding dissimilatory-type sulfite reductase subunit alpha: MAESRTPLLDELEKGPWPSFITDMKKLAQRKPAVQDALGQLEMSYRDKKGHWKHGGIVGVRGYGGGVIGRYSDVGNVFPNVAEFHTMRVNQPSGWFYTTEKLRQLCDIWEAYGSGLTNFHGSTGDIILLGTVTQNLQPAFDALSEAGFDLGGSGSDLRTPSACVGPARCEWACIDTLELCHDVTNTFQDELHRPMWPYKFKIKVAGCPNDCAAAVARADLSVIGTWRDSIRIDQEAVREYADGGLDVGRAVVHKCPTGALSWDAEKKELGLKAEECNRCMHCINMMPRALRPGVERGATILIGGKATILQTAFLSWVIVPFMKLEPPYEEFKDLLRRIWEWWDENAKTRERVGELIYRKGMREFLKAVGLPPAPQMVFRPRANPYYFWWSEELEGNGHKEQG, from the coding sequence ATGGCGGAATCCAGGACGCCGCTGCTGGACGAGCTGGAGAAGGGCCCGTGGCCCAGCTTCATAACCGACATGAAGAAACTCGCCCAGCGCAAGCCCGCCGTACAGGATGCCCTGGGGCAGCTGGAGATGTCCTACCGGGACAAGAAGGGGCACTGGAAGCACGGCGGTATCGTGGGAGTCAGAGGATACGGGGGAGGAGTGATCGGCAGGTATTCGGACGTAGGGAACGTTTTCCCGAACGTGGCCGAATTCCACACCATGCGCGTCAACCAGCCCAGCGGGTGGTTCTACACCACCGAGAAGCTGCGGCAACTGTGCGACATCTGGGAGGCCTACGGCAGCGGGCTCACCAACTTTCACGGCTCCACCGGCGACATCATCCTGCTGGGTACGGTCACCCAGAACCTGCAGCCCGCCTTCGATGCCCTGAGCGAGGCCGGGTTTGACCTGGGCGGCTCGGGTTCGGACCTGCGGACCCCCAGTGCCTGCGTGGGCCCGGCCCGCTGCGAGTGGGCCTGCATCGACACCCTGGAGCTGTGTCACGATGTGACCAACACGTTCCAGGACGAACTGCACCGTCCCATGTGGCCCTACAAGTTCAAGATCAAGGTGGCGGGATGCCCCAACGACTGCGCGGCGGCTGTCGCCCGCGCGGACCTATCCGTGATCGGCACCTGGCGGGACTCCATCCGCATCGACCAGGAGGCGGTTCGGGAGTACGCGGACGGGGGCCTGGACGTAGGGCGTGCCGTCGTTCACAAGTGCCCCACCGGGGCTCTCTCCTGGGATGCCGAAAAGAAGGAACTGGGGCTCAAGGCCGAAGAGTGCAACCGCTGCATGCACTGCATCAACATGATGCCCAGGGCCCTCCGTCCGGGAGTGGAGAGAGGGGCGACCATCCTCATCGGTGGCAAGGCCACCATCCTGCAGACCGCCTTCCTGTCCTGGGTGATCGTCCCCTTCATGAAGCTGGAACCGCCCTACGAGGAGTTCAAGGACCTCCTGCGGCGCATCTGGGAGTGGTGGGACGAGAACGCCAAGACCCGCGAGCGGGTGGGCGAGCTCATCTACCGCAAGGGCATGCGGGAGTTCCTCAAGGCGGTGGGCCTGCCGCCGGCCCCGCAGATGGTGTTTCGGCCCCGGGCCAACCCCTACTACTTCTGGTGGTCGGAGGAGCTGGAGGGCAACGGTCACAAGGAGCAGGGCTGA